A window of Mytilus edulis chromosome 10, xbMytEdul2.2, whole genome shotgun sequence contains these coding sequences:
- the LOC139491779 gene encoding uncharacterized protein — protein MASVTTTDINCGPCLYNNITVPGKVWCLSCEEGLCKSCTNSHKGIKATRNHKVIPAEKCHHVASIGHLMSQTCKNHNKVLDLYCPSHDAPVCSLCIAENHRECKDIVSLDEVAKNVVSSSSFCNLEHNVDNLLKNLSQLKTEREMNSKQLQNDKIAKITLVKEMRRQLNKSLDTLEEKLLQELSSNAGTSETEINNSLSEIESKTKAAYVVQSNISHLKEMATDVQLFLAIREIDKSVTTESNCLHEIINQHKMDELTLDLNTKPMEDMLKTNSLGSVRMERSPYTVQIKHPKMKEAQIPLETMRNKIDQIRLQQKTCIQYHTELSVQHLFGCMICSNGDIILTDGPSKKFAVFNEKGNHIKDISVPGIPNDITEISEDRIAVTYGNEEKFEIADIKDYNYKTAKSVCTTSTCCGISCDNGKLAVKRAFEEIHIYDINEQKIRNIRNDNIHNNFHHVTIFQGRIYFSNTSLNIVGSFDQLGNQLWIYGSYTLVSPTGITTDGYGNVYVVGRDSKNLFVISEDGQKERELFKYNATPLSVHFDKHNNQLLVRDCEGATVYDVVFDNRR, from the coding sequence ATGGCATCTGTTACAACTACTGACATCAACTGTGGACCATGCTTATATAACAATATAACAGTGCCTGGAAAGGTTTGGTGTTTATCGTGCGAGGAGGGCCTATGTAAGTCGTGTACTAACAGTCATAAAGGTATAAAGGCGACTAGAAACCACAAAGTAATTCCTGCAGAAAAATGTCACCACGTGGCTTCCATCGGACATTTGATGTCACAAACCTGTAAAAACCACAACAAAGTTCTTGATCTGTATTGTCCTTCCCATGATGCACCTGTATGTTCTTTATGTATAGCAGAAAACCACAGAGAATGCAAAGACATCGTATCATTGGATGAAGTTGCTAAAAATGTTGTTTCATCTTCTTCGTTTTGTAATCTAGAACATAATGTCGATAATCTTCTAAAGAACTTATCCCAGTTGAAAACAGAACGGGAAATGAATTCCAAACAGCTTCAAAACGATAAAATAGCGAAAATTACATTAGTCAAAGAAATGAGGAGACAACTTAATAAAAGCTTAGATACATTAGAAGAAAAacttttgcaagagttatcttcCAATGCTGGAACCAGTGAAACGGAAATAAATAATTCCTTATCCGAAATAGAATCGAAAACTAAAGCAGCATACGTGGTACAATCCAACATTTCTCATCTAAAAGAAATGGCGACAGATGTACAATTGTTTCTTGCAATTAGAGAAATTGATAAGTCAGTAACCACAGAGAGTAATTGTCTTCATGAAATCATAAATCAACATAAAATGGACGAATTGACCTTGGACCTAAATACAAAACCAATGGAAGACATGCTTAAAACAAATTCACTAGGATCAGTTAGGATGGAACGCAGCCCATATACTGTTCAAATAAAACATCCGAAAATGAAAGAGGCACAGATACCACTCGAAACAATGCGTAATAAAATAGATCAAATACGGTTACAGCAGAAGACATGCATTCAGTACCATACTGAACTATCGGTTCAACATTTGTTTGGATGCATGATATGCAGTAATGGAGACATCATCCTTACAGATGGCCCAAGTAAGAAATTTGCAGTTTTCAATGAGAAGGGAAATCATATAAAAGATATATCTGTACCTGGCATACCAAATGACATAACAGAGATATCAGAAGATAGGATTGCTGTAACATACGGGAACGAAGAAAAATTTGAGATAGCTGACATAAAGGATTATAATTATAAAACTGCCAAATCAGTTTGCACAACAAGTACATGCTGTGGGATATCATGTGATAATGGGAAATTGGCAGTGAAGCGTGCATTTGAAGAAATTCACATATATGACATCAATGAACAGAAAATAAGGAATATAAGAAATGACAATATTCACAATAATTTTCATCATGTAACAATATTTCAAGGACGAATTTACTTTTCGAACACGTCTCTAAATATTGTGGGAAGCTTTGATCAGTTAGGGAACCAATTGTGGATATACGGAAGTTATACCCTGGTCAGTCCAACAGGGATAACAACAGATGGATATGGTAATGTCTACGTAGTAGGACGAGATTCCAAAAACTTATTTGTTATTTCAGAAGATGGACAAAAAGAGAGAgaactttttaaatataatgcTACACCTTTGTCGGTACATTTTGATAAACACAATAACCAGCTTTTAGTGAGAGATTGTGAAGGAGCTACAGTATACGACGTCGTTTTTGACAACAGACGTTAA
- the LOC139492943 gene encoding uncharacterized protein, with protein MAFCTSTDINCEPCLYNSISVPGKGWCLSCEEGLCQSCVDSHKGRQATKNHKIIEKCHHVASIRHLMSQTCKNHNTILDGYCPFHDDPVCSLCILEKHTNCKGILSLDNVAKNVASSSSLFSLQQNIANLVKNLSQLNKVRTRSSKQLQSDKIVKYTSVRAMRKRLDKHLDTLEEKLLQELSSKAGTCETEINNSLSEIELKTKAAYAVQSNITLLKTMATDVQLFLAIRDIDTSVTTETNWLREFANQHNTDELDLDLNTKPMEDLFRTKSLGSVRIDRIPNHVPINHLNIKEAQIPREAMCNGIDQIQLYQKIHIQYHNEKLIEILFGCIISSNGDIILADGPSKKFTVFNEEGNHIKDIHLPGTPSDLTEISQGRIAVTYGN; from the coding sequence ATGGCATTTTGCACATCTACAGATATCAACTGTGAACCATGCTTATATAATAGTATATCGGTGCCCGGTAAGGGATGGTGCTTATCGTGCGAGGAAGGCCTATGTCAGTCGTGTGTTGACAGTCATAAGGGACGTCAGGCTACCAAAAACcacaaaataattgaaaaatgtcACCACGTTGCTTCAATCAGACATTTGATGTCACAAACCTGTAAAAACCACAACACAATACTGGATGGTTATTGTCCTTTCCATGATGATCCTGTCTGTTCTTTATGTATTTTAGAGAAACACACAAATTGCAAAGGCATTTTATCATTGGATAATGTTGCTAAAAATGTTGCTTCTTCTTCTTCGTTATTCAGTCTACAACAAAATATCGCCAATTTAGTCAAAAACTTATCCCAGTTAAATAAAGTACGGACACGGAGTTCCAAACAACTTCAAAGtgataaaatagtaaaatatacaTCAGTCAGGGCAATGAGGAAGAGACTTGACAAACATTTAGATACATTAGAAGAAAAACTTTTGCAAGAATTATCGTCCAAAGCTGGAACATGTGAAACAGAAATCAATAATTCGTTATCCGaaatagaattgaaaaccaaagcAGCATACGCTGTACAATCCAACATAACTCTGCTGAAAACAATGGCGACTGATGTACAATTGTTTCTTGCAATTAGAGACATTGATACGTCAGTAACCACAGAGACTAACTGGCTTCGTGAATTCGCAAATCAACACAACACGGATGAATTGGACTTGGACCTGAATACTAAACCAATGGAAGACTTGTTTAGAACAAAATCATTAGGGTCAGTTAGGATAGACCGCATCCCAAATCATGTTCCGATAAACCATCTGAATATAAAAGAGGCACAGATACCACGGGAAGCAATGTGTAATGGAATAGATCAAATACAGTTATATCAGAAGATACACATTCAGTACCATAATGAAAAGTTAATTGAAATTCTTTTTGGATGTATTATAAGCAGTAATGGAGATATTATCCTTGCAGATGGCCCAAGTAAGAAATTTACAGTTTTCAATGAAGAAGGAAATCATATAAAAGACATTCATCTACCTGGCACACCCAGTGACCTAACGGAAATATCACAAGGTCGAATTGCTGTAACAtacggaaattaa